A region of Reichenbachiella carrageenanivorans DNA encodes the following proteins:
- a CDS encoding RagB/SusD family nutrient uptake outer membrane protein — protein MKNKILIILFLGVIGYTISGCDDFLEVEAPHLSDDNALKEDPTKVLGLVYAAYKGVLNDYYTGGNQAIAHVNNDINFHNGTSAQVVSEFNYNPSFPVFNNMWSAEYAVISSCNIAIKFIDELIEDEKLKESLIAESKALRGYSYFNLYRLFGTVPLSLKAVTDIDSPEAQEELRRRRATLDEFDDYFVTELTEAIAGLPESGPLSSDEDNPYILGRFTKDAARFVLAKYYLYRGSEMQKNGEDAIGFFQKTIDIGNEILGTDPANPPRYRLMDWYPSVFHLEWERENTEWLMRVRQESGPDLSIDPRNAAGVPQVWQVGLDGGGFATFQSTRWGYNMFEFGDSTRRRWLNCRIDPKGGKNYKGEDLSLRSADWPQYYRSHPKLDTGDSTSLANFTYLANPAGNDAHRIKMAKFRMFPVIGEAEGNWIQYFPDDDRYMFRLAEVYLMVAEAMNEVNGNPSAVNSSSGWNAFDYVNIIRKRARNHSPNDFYDEFSYDHNALEVAAAVIDWSPGNYGNNEYISSKAEFAPAYTSRLRVDKIGEEYGYGSDYEAFRWEILWERARELTGEDICRLGDLRRRGILVEAMSHANHEGGFWLPNKAQHPGAGLADENEYLFPIPSAQLQANPGLVQNPGY, from the coding sequence ATGAAAAATAAAATATTAATAATCCTTTTTTTAGGTGTTATAGGTTATACGATATCTGGGTGCGATGATTTTTTGGAAGTAGAAGCTCCGCACCTTTCTGATGATAATGCATTGAAGGAAGATCCCACAAAAGTGTTAGGGCTTGTATATGCGGCCTATAAAGGTGTCCTCAATGATTATTACACTGGAGGTAATCAGGCAATTGCACATGTCAATAATGATATTAATTTTCACAACGGCACAAGTGCTCAGGTAGTTTCCGAGTTTAACTACAACCCTAGTTTTCCTGTCTTCAACAACATGTGGTCTGCCGAATATGCGGTGATTTCATCTTGTAATATTGCAATTAAATTCATTGATGAATTGATTGAGGATGAAAAGTTAAAAGAGTCATTAATTGCAGAATCAAAAGCATTGCGTGGGTATTCTTATTTTAACCTTTATAGGCTATTTGGTACTGTCCCGTTGAGTTTGAAAGCAGTGACAGATATAGATAGTCCAGAAGCGCAAGAAGAACTTCGTAGAAGAAGAGCTACACTTGACGAGTTTGATGATTATTTTGTAACAGAGCTGACCGAAGCAATTGCTGGGCTGCCAGAGTCAGGGCCGCTGTCTTCTGATGAAGACAATCCCTATATATTAGGTCGCTTCACAAAGGATGCCGCAAGATTTGTATTAGCAAAGTATTACTTGTACAGAGGCTCTGAAATGCAGAAAAACGGTGAAGACGCTATAGGTTTTTTTCAAAAGACTATCGATATCGGAAACGAAATATTAGGTACCGATCCTGCTAATCCTCCTAGATATAGATTGATGGACTGGTATCCGTCTGTATTTCACCTAGAGTGGGAAAGAGAAAATACTGAATGGCTAATGAGAGTTAGACAAGAGTCAGGGCCAGACTTATCTATTGACCCAAGAAATGCAGCTGGTGTTCCTCAGGTTTGGCAAGTCGGCTTAGATGGCGGTGGATTTGCCACGTTTCAGTCTACCCGATGGGGGTACAACATGTTTGAGTTTGGAGATTCTACTAGACGCCGTTGGTTGAACTGTCGCATAGACCCTAAAGGAGGAAAAAACTATAAGGGAGAGGACCTGTCTCTACGCAGTGCAGATTGGCCTCAATACTATAGATCACACCCAAAACTGGATACAGGCGATAGTACAAGCTTAGCTAATTTTACTTATTTGGCAAACCCAGCAGGTAATGATGCTCACCGTATCAAAATGGCGAAATTTAGAATGTTTCCAGTGATAGGTGAAGCAGAGGGCAACTGGATTCAGTATTTCCCAGATGACGACCGATACATGTTTAGGTTGGCTGAGGTGTATTTGATGGTTGCCGAAGCTATGAATGAGGTGAATGGAAACCCATCGGCAGTCAACTCATCTTCAGGCTGGAATGCATTTGATTATGTAAACATCATTCGCAAGAGAGCAAGAAATCACTCGCCTAATGACTTTTATGATGAATTTTCATATGATCATAATGCTTTAGAGGTAGCTGCTGCAGTAATAGATTGGTCTCCAGGCAATTATGGCAACAATGAATATATATCTTCTAAAGCTGAATTCGCTCCTGCATACACTAGCCGATTAAGAGTAGACAAAATAGGAGAGGAGTATGGTTATGGCTCAGATTACGAGGCATTCAGATGGGAGATTCTTTGGGAGCGAGCTAGAGAGCTGACAGGAGAAGATATCTGTAGACTAGGAGACTTGAGGCGTCGAGGTATATTAGTCGAAGCCATGTCGCATGCCAATCATGAAGGTGGTTTTTGGCTGCCTAATAAAGCACAACATCCAGGAGCGGGCTTAGCTGATGAGAATGAGTATTTGTTTCCTATTCCAAGTGCACAGTTGCAAGCAAACCCAGGCTTAGTTCAAAACCCAGGTTATTAA
- a CDS encoding glycoside hydrolase family 27 protein — translation MKKNFILGIVMATAGLSACMSGQTREKNINTDLPPSVKLAQTPPMGWNSFDSYGVYLHEKAAMENLEAMATKLKPFGYEYFVIDNGWFGEYELAEGSICSVEKHASDVNINEYGILQPSNTYFPNGIKRIADRAHELGLKFGVHLMRGIPKKAYQLNTPIKGTNYTARDIADTVNICNWCGYNYGVDMSKPGAQEFYNSLVDQMAEWGVDFLKVDDIVPFPKEVEGIAKAVAQASRPIVLSLSPGGNVDEDALGFFKQGNMLRVTHDIWDDQLGIDQCFEAWKKWGGKEASGFWIDMDMIPFGELQIMSPKPESLSLSHQELKQVKAKGEMNNVALLSGKGWHRQSEFTKDQMYTFITMRALAASPLMMGGNLPTLDDFSFQLITNAEVLACNQNGVMGTLKYEKDAIEMWVTPAKDNDVAWVGIFNRSDSDKTFVPSQIFEAAKITLTNKSVFDIWANQNFKVSDEATVGPNGVVFLTIKS, via the coding sequence ATGAAAAAGAATTTTATCCTAGGGATTGTAATGGCCACTGCAGGTTTGTCAGCATGTATGTCTGGCCAGACTAGAGAAAAGAATATAAATACAGATTTGCCACCATCCGTGAAATTGGCACAAACTCCTCCTATGGGCTGGAATAGCTTCGATAGTTATGGCGTCTACTTGCACGAAAAAGCTGCCATGGAAAACCTAGAAGCCATGGCAACCAAGTTAAAGCCATTTGGATATGAGTATTTTGTGATAGACAATGGGTGGTTTGGAGAATATGAATTGGCCGAAGGAAGTATCTGTTCGGTCGAAAAACATGCGAGTGATGTCAATATCAATGAGTATGGCATTTTGCAGCCTTCGAATACTTACTTCCCGAATGGAATTAAGCGAATTGCCGATCGAGCACACGAACTGGGGCTCAAATTTGGAGTTCATTTGATGAGAGGTATTCCCAAAAAAGCCTACCAACTCAATACACCTATAAAAGGCACCAATTATACTGCTAGAGACATTGCTGACACAGTCAATATCTGTAACTGGTGTGGGTATAACTACGGCGTTGATATGTCCAAGCCAGGAGCACAAGAATTCTACAATAGTCTGGTTGATCAAATGGCCGAATGGGGAGTGGATTTCCTCAAAGTCGACGACATAGTGCCCTTTCCCAAAGAGGTAGAAGGTATCGCCAAAGCGGTTGCACAAGCATCTAGGCCAATTGTATTGAGCCTAAGTCCAGGTGGAAATGTAGACGAGGACGCTTTGGGTTTTTTTAAACAAGGCAACATGCTACGAGTGACACACGACATCTGGGATGATCAATTAGGTATCGATCAATGTTTTGAAGCTTGGAAAAAGTGGGGAGGCAAAGAAGCATCAGGTTTTTGGATAGATATGGATATGATTCCATTTGGTGAATTACAAATCATGTCTCCAAAACCAGAGTCCTTGTCCTTGTCTCATCAGGAATTAAAGCAGGTAAAAGCAAAAGGAGAAATGAACAATGTCGCCTTATTATCAGGAAAAGGATGGCATCGTCAATCTGAATTTACAAAGGATCAAATGTATACTTTCATTACCATGAGGGCATTGGCAGCTTCTCCACTTATGATGGGTGGAAATTTACCAACGCTTGATGATTTTTCTTTTCAACTAATTACTAACGCTGAAGTATTGGCATGTAATCAAAATGGAGTGATGGGTACTTTGAAATATGAAAAGGATGCGATCGAAATGTGGGTTACACCAGCCAAAGACAATGACGTCGCTTGGGTCGGTATTTTTAATAGGTCAGACTCAGATAAAACATTTGTGCCAAGTCAAATATTTGAAGCGGCCAAAATTACTTTGACGAACAAATCTGTATTTGATATCTGGGCAAACCAAAACTTTAAGGTGAGCGATGAGGCGACTGTAGGTCCAAATGGAGTAGTATTTCTAACAATTAAATCATGA
- a CDS encoding SusC/RagA family TonB-linked outer membrane protein, which produces MVKLWTNQEKGFQEATVHIVGSSGGTVTNIDGDYNLEASPEATLLISFIGYESKTVEIGGRSVVNVNLSEDAQSLDEVVVWGYGTAKKKDLTGAISAVSADDIVKSGQTNVLSAVQGKMAGVRIVTGSGAPGGGVDIRIRGNSTIDAGSQPLYVVDGIQLSTAGGPTDEVNPLVDLNPNDIESIQVLKDASATSVYGALGGNGVVLITTKRGVPGKASVTVTAKYGVTELTNSVGYEDAEQFARRQADNFYAKALSQNPGVARDTASIWSWYVDNEYWNQIKPWEDFMFRQATRKELHAIMRGGTKNTNYSLSTGFTNEGGIVENTGLKKLTMRLNLEQKLNKFKVGTNLSYSASKIQGDFNNGNTSLFFRTLEKDPYLQVNVEDLPLEAQALYNQSASEFEDGDDEESRTRQDPRAFLTEQDKIRDQHNLRARLYVDYDITKNFIFHTEASVNYQKRDDDQYFTNNIFKGELTNGYMSKVNNQALNWAYQARLNYNKTLGDHQIDGTAVFEIQEFSTNVFGMEGTNFSNMNNGFNSWPQVGAGSVSIIRQEETTYGTMAGLFRANYIYKNRYNLTASIRNDHNAKFGENNKGAWFPSVALGWTISEEGFLKDSKQVNNLKLRFSTGLTGNSQIPVSSAMNIYRDNGFLPVGDSDTGEPLFFQTQVNNQSVKWEKILQANVGIDASFFNYRVNVTSDYFRTQSKDLLQRVTIPASIAPSPNAYIYQNIGNVSTEGIEFSIDVDVVRTSDINWNIGFNTTFIKSKVNKLNDYEYFKEFNRGTGNTVRLEAGRPLGEWKGYIMDGAVNTEAEAINTGRDPNGLDALSARSNFYDLNGDGIPDSNDQTIIANSTPITTGGLSTSFRWRSFDLYAFFNYSAGNDLINDNLQWAIRDSSEPRVMLNHAIQGAWTATNQEAEYAYTVDHSRDLLSFETEDGSFVRLQNIELGWNAPQSITEKLKISSLRFSVSSNNLWTLTNYSWFDPEVSSPVGGNAEGQVNVAPGLDNTVYPRGKNVLFSLQLGF; this is translated from the coding sequence ATGGTAAAGTTGTGGACGAATCAGGAGAAGGGCTTCCAGGAAGCTACAGTACATATAGTAGGAAGCTCAGGTGGTACCGTTACGAACATAGATGGAGATTATAATTTGGAAGCCTCTCCAGAGGCAACTCTGCTCATTTCGTTTATTGGGTACGAATCAAAAACGGTCGAGATCGGCGGGCGATCAGTGGTAAATGTAAATTTATCAGAAGATGCCCAGAGTCTGGATGAAGTAGTCGTATGGGGTTATGGCACAGCCAAAAAGAAAGACTTAACAGGTGCCATATCAGCGGTGTCGGCAGATGATATTGTGAAATCTGGACAAACCAATGTACTGTCAGCGGTACAGGGTAAAATGGCTGGGGTTAGAATAGTCACTGGTAGTGGTGCTCCAGGAGGTGGAGTAGATATCAGGATTAGAGGAAATAGCACGATCGATGCAGGTTCGCAGCCATTATATGTTGTTGATGGAATTCAACTCTCTACGGCTGGTGGCCCTACTGATGAAGTCAACCCCTTGGTAGACCTTAATCCAAATGATATAGAATCCATCCAAGTGTTGAAAGATGCTTCGGCAACATCTGTATATGGTGCTTTGGGAGGCAACGGGGTCGTACTGATTACTACCAAAAGAGGAGTGCCTGGTAAAGCGTCTGTTACGGTCACGGCTAAATACGGTGTGACCGAATTGACAAATTCAGTAGGATATGAAGATGCAGAACAATTCGCTCGTAGACAGGCAGATAACTTTTATGCGAAGGCGCTTTCTCAAAATCCAGGTGTAGCAAGAGACACAGCAAGTATTTGGTCTTGGTATGTAGACAATGAATACTGGAATCAGATTAAACCATGGGAAGACTTTATGTTCCGGCAGGCGACTAGAAAAGAATTACACGCCATTATGCGAGGGGGAACAAAGAACACCAACTATAGTTTATCGACTGGATTTACGAATGAAGGAGGTATTGTGGAAAATACCGGCCTTAAGAAGTTGACGATGCGTCTGAACTTAGAGCAAAAACTCAATAAGTTCAAAGTAGGAACCAACTTGTCTTATTCGGCTTCTAAGATTCAGGGAGATTTCAATAATGGTAATACCTCACTGTTTTTCAGAACGCTCGAAAAAGACCCCTATTTGCAGGTCAATGTAGAAGATTTGCCACTAGAGGCTCAGGCATTGTACAACCAAAGTGCTTCTGAGTTTGAAGATGGCGACGACGAAGAATCGAGAACAAGGCAAGACCCTAGAGCATTTTTGACAGAACAAGATAAAATACGTGATCAGCACAATTTGAGAGCACGCTTATATGTCGATTATGACATCACCAAGAATTTTATATTTCATACAGAAGCTTCTGTCAACTATCAAAAGCGTGACGATGATCAATACTTCACGAATAATATTTTTAAAGGAGAGCTTACCAATGGATATATGTCTAAAGTCAATAATCAGGCATTGAATTGGGCTTATCAAGCTAGGCTAAATTATAATAAGACGTTAGGAGATCACCAAATCGATGGTACAGCTGTTTTTGAAATTCAAGAGTTTAGTACCAATGTCTTTGGCATGGAAGGAACTAATTTTTCTAATATGAATAATGGTTTCAACTCTTGGCCACAAGTCGGAGCTGGATCAGTTTCTATTATACGTCAAGAGGAAACCACGTATGGTACCATGGCTGGTTTGTTTCGTGCTAATTATATCTATAAAAACAGATATAACCTTACTGCCTCCATACGAAACGACCATAATGCAAAGTTTGGAGAGAACAATAAAGGAGCATGGTTTCCCTCTGTAGCACTTGGATGGACGATATCTGAAGAAGGGTTTTTAAAAGACTCAAAACAGGTTAATAATTTGAAATTGAGATTCAGCACAGGTCTGACTGGAAATAGCCAAATACCAGTAAGCTCAGCCATGAACATTTATAGAGATAATGGTTTTTTGCCAGTGGGAGATTCAGACACAGGAGAACCATTGTTTTTTCAGACTCAAGTGAATAATCAATCAGTAAAGTGGGAAAAAATACTGCAAGCCAATGTCGGTATAGATGCGAGTTTCTTTAATTATAGAGTCAATGTGACCTCTGATTATTTCAGAACTCAATCTAAGGACTTGCTACAGAGAGTAACAATCCCTGCTAGCATTGCACCTTCTCCAAATGCTTATATCTATCAAAATATAGGTAATGTATCTACCGAAGGGATAGAGTTTTCAATTGATGTGGATGTCGTTCGAACATCTGATATTAACTGGAATATTGGATTCAATACCACGTTTATCAAATCAAAAGTCAACAAACTGAACGACTATGAGTACTTCAAGGAATTCAACAGAGGAACGGGCAATACGGTTAGGTTGGAAGCTGGACGTCCACTAGGCGAATGGAAAGGGTATATCATGGATGGAGCTGTAAATACTGAAGCAGAAGCCATCAATACGGGTCGTGACCCAAATGGGTTGGATGCACTTTCAGCTAGGTCCAATTTCTATGACCTGAACGGAGATGGTATTCCTGATTCTAATGATCAAACGATCATTGCTAATTCTACACCTATTACTACAGGAGGGTTAAGCACAAGTTTTAGATGGAGAAGCTTCGATTTATATGCATTTTTTAATTACTCAGCAGGCAATGATCTGATTAATGACAATTTGCAGTGGGCTATTAGAGACTCTAGTGAGCCACGTGTCATGCTCAACCATGCGATACAAGGGGCTTGGACAGCTACCAACCAAGAGGCGGAATATGCTTACACGGTAGATCATAGTCGTGACTTATTGAGCTTTGAGACAGAAGATGGTTCGTTTGTGAGACTACAAAACATTGAATTGGGATGGAATGCTCCTCAATCGATTACTGAGAAATTGAAAATAAGCTCTTTAAGGTTTTCTGTCTCTTCTAACAACTTGTGGACCCTTACTAATTACTCCTGGTTTGACCCTGAAGTCAGTAGCCCAGTAGGAGGTAATGCTGAAGGACAGGTCAATGTAGCACCTGGCTTAGATAATACGGTCTATCCAAGAGGTAAGAATGTTTTATTCTCCCTACAGTTAGGATTTTAA
- a CDS encoding glycoside hydrolase family 31 protein has protein sequence MKTYQYFTLSLLTLALCFIMGFTLYSEETIKTNFQTRLLAGEVWWGGLSVDGPQMPFSDTTQLERNLFGVNKGNQAQPLLISSKGRYIWCEDPMSYSFDNGTLSVQSSKGEIITGTAGKTIVDAFNYSSANFFPSNGQIPDPFMFKEPQYNTWIELTYNQNEEDILQYAQDIVDHGYPPGVLMIDDTWQENYGDWEFAARRFKDPKGMIEKLHALGFKVMLWVCPFISADSDEFRYLAAEGMLILDEQKSQDILWANTQNKAAIVRWWNGASAVLDLSNPRTREWFQDRLDYLVDEYGVDGYKFDAGDAHHYDSTMVSFVPGTTPNDHTTYFAKVGLKYPLNEYRASWKMAGLPLVQRLRDKFHKWEDLQKLIPGIISEGLMGYAYVCPDMIGGGAYRSFLEGSVIDEELVVRSAQVHALMPMMQFSVAPWRVLSSENQRICQKMAALHSSKGDLFVDLALEASKSGKPIARPLIYNYPNKEEYIPIIDQFMIGTDLLVAPVVQKGERSRSVVFPKGKWKGDDGSIVRGPTTVKIEVPLDRLPYYERLK, from the coding sequence ATGAAAACATATCAATACTTTACTTTGTCATTGCTGACATTGGCGCTATGCTTTATCATGGGCTTCACGCTTTACTCAGAAGAAACCATTAAAACTAACTTCCAGACCCGCTTGTTGGCAGGCGAAGTATGGTGGGGAGGGCTGAGTGTAGACGGTCCGCAGATGCCCTTTTCTGACACTACTCAACTAGAAAGAAATTTGTTTGGAGTCAACAAAGGAAACCAAGCACAGCCATTACTAATTTCCAGTAAAGGAAGATATATATGGTGCGAAGACCCAATGAGCTATTCATTTGACAATGGTACATTGTCGGTTCAAAGTAGCAAAGGAGAGATCATTACAGGTACTGCGGGTAAAACAATCGTGGATGCTTTTAACTACTCAAGTGCCAACTTCTTTCCTTCTAATGGCCAGATCCCCGACCCATTTATGTTCAAAGAACCTCAATATAATACTTGGATTGAACTGACATATAATCAAAACGAAGAGGACATATTACAATATGCACAAGACATAGTTGATCATGGATACCCACCCGGGGTATTAATGATTGATGATACTTGGCAGGAAAATTACGGGGATTGGGAGTTTGCTGCTCGTAGATTCAAAGACCCAAAAGGCATGATAGAGAAACTCCACGCTTTGGGTTTCAAAGTAATGCTCTGGGTATGTCCATTTATAAGTGCCGATTCAGATGAATTTCGTTATCTGGCAGCAGAAGGAATGCTCATTTTGGATGAGCAAAAAAGCCAAGACATTTTATGGGCTAATACACAAAATAAAGCTGCTATTGTACGATGGTGGAATGGAGCTAGTGCTGTGCTTGATTTGAGCAACCCTCGGACTAGAGAATGGTTTCAAGATCGATTAGACTATTTGGTAGATGAGTATGGAGTAGATGGATATAAATTCGATGCAGGAGATGCTCATCACTATGACTCTACTATGGTTTCATTTGTACCTGGTACTACGCCAAACGACCACACCACATATTTTGCTAAAGTAGGGTTGAAATACCCATTAAATGAATACAGAGCTTCATGGAAGATGGCTGGCCTTCCTTTGGTACAAAGACTCAGAGACAAATTTCATAAATGGGAGGATTTACAAAAATTAATACCAGGAATTATTTCTGAAGGTTTGATGGGGTATGCATATGTGTGTCCTGATATGATTGGTGGAGGTGCATATCGCTCCTTTCTTGAAGGCTCAGTAATAGACGAAGAATTGGTCGTCAGATCGGCTCAAGTGCATGCCCTGATGCCCATGATGCAGTTTTCAGTAGCGCCATGGAGAGTGCTTAGCTCTGAAAACCAAAGAATTTGTCAAAAAATGGCAGCATTACATTCTTCCAAAGGAGACCTCTTTGTCGATTTGGCACTTGAGGCTTCTAAGTCAGGAAAGCCCATTGCCAGGCCATTGATTTACAATTATCCAAATAAAGAAGAGTACATACCTATAATCGATCAATTTATGATTGGAACCGACCTATTAGTAGCTCCAGTCGTGCAAAAAGGGGAAAGATCAAGAAGTGTTGTATTTCCAAAAGGAAAATGGAAAGGAGATGATGGTAGTATAGTTCGTGGACCCACTACCGTGAAAATAGAGGTGCCGTTAGATCGATTGCCTTACTATGAACGATTGAAGTAA
- a CDS encoding glycoside hydrolase family 27 protein has protein sequence MKYALSFFIVGIILLSDRLATGQNLTSATPEGTVVSSQKRLADTPPMGWNSWDCLGWTATEAQVKAAADYMDEHLKHLGYEYIVIDQGWFADSASSSFEAFVHDEISSKPTYTLDSFGRLMPDVIKYPSSKNGKGMKPLADYIHSKGLKFGLHLLRGIPWESVEMDMPIKDSDYSASSIGQPTKGCDWYDGFYGVDMTKPGGQAYYDSVFELFAEWGVDYVKSDDVINETEFLAISKAARNCGRDIVLSVVPANIEWEVLKENCDLARTGHDYWDVWQMLKQAFGDANAYTKYRGDGFWPDLDMLPVGKLGKEISYKGPEERISNFSEDELKTLLSLWYISQSPLMIGGYLPETDTLTLQLLTNEEAVAVSKKSVNSRQIKYRNAMVIWVSDIRNSEDKYLAMFNIWETFKPINMKVAFEQIGINPHKEYVFRDLWSHEDIGTYQKEFMAPVVTHGARLFKVSMK, from the coding sequence ATGAAATACGCTTTAAGCTTTTTTATTGTAGGGATAATTTTGCTGTCTGACCGCTTAGCGACAGGACAGAATTTGACTAGTGCTACGCCTGAGGGTACAGTAGTTTCATCGCAAAAAAGGCTCGCAGATACACCTCCTATGGGGTGGAATTCTTGGGATTGTCTAGGGTGGACGGCTACAGAAGCGCAAGTCAAAGCTGCGGCAGACTATATGGATGAGCACCTCAAACATCTAGGGTATGAATACATCGTCATCGATCAGGGGTGGTTTGCAGATAGTGCGTCGAGTAGTTTTGAAGCATTTGTCCATGATGAAATATCCTCGAAACCCACGTATACATTGGATTCATTCGGGCGATTGATGCCTGATGTGATCAAATACCCTTCCAGCAAAAATGGTAAAGGGATGAAGCCATTGGCAGACTACATTCATAGCAAGGGGTTGAAATTTGGGCTGCATCTACTGCGTGGTATTCCATGGGAATCGGTAGAAATGGATATGCCTATCAAAGACTCAGACTATTCGGCTTCCTCTATCGGTCAGCCCACCAAAGGGTGTGATTGGTACGATGGCTTTTATGGAGTAGATATGACCAAGCCAGGAGGACAGGCCTATTATGATTCTGTTTTTGAACTGTTCGCCGAATGGGGAGTAGATTATGTGAAGTCAGACGATGTGATTAATGAAACCGAGTTTTTGGCCATAAGCAAGGCTGCCCGAAATTGTGGAAGAGACATTGTATTGAGTGTGGTGCCTGCCAATATTGAATGGGAAGTGCTCAAGGAAAACTGTGATTTGGCTCGTACAGGTCACGACTATTGGGATGTGTGGCAAATGCTCAAGCAAGCATTCGGTGATGCTAATGCTTACACGAAATACCGAGGTGATGGATTTTGGCCCGATTTGGATATGTTGCCAGTGGGCAAATTAGGAAAGGAGATAAGTTATAAAGGACCTGAAGAGAGGATATCGAATTTTTCTGAAGATGAATTAAAAACCTTGTTGTCATTATGGTATATCTCACAAAGTCCATTGATGATAGGCGGGTATTTACCCGAAACGGACACATTGACTCTTCAACTACTGACCAACGAAGAGGCAGTAGCAGTAAGTAAAAAAAGTGTAAATAGTAGGCAAATCAAATATCGAAATGCGATGGTCATCTGGGTATCGGATATTCGAAATTCAGAAGATAAATATTTAGCCATGTTCAATATTTGGGAAACATTTAAACCTATAAATATGAAAGTGGCATTTGAACAAATAGGGATAAATCCTCACAAAGAGTACGTATTTCGAGACTTATGGTCGCATGAAGATATCGGTACTTATCAGAAAGAATTTATGGCACCAGTGGTGACCCACGGAGCGCGATTATTTAAAGTATCAATGAAGTAA